The Gemmatimonadota bacterium genomic interval CGAGGTGTGCCCCGATACGCAGTTCGTCTTCTATGGTCGCCTGAAGGACGATGAAGCGGCCGTGAGTCGCCTGCTCGACCAGCTGGGACTCGGAGAGGCGGTTCGCTTCTTCTCCCACGTGCCGTATCCGGAGCTGTTGGTGGAGCTCCAGAAGTGCAGCGTGGGATTGGCGCCGTACCAGCCTGTCTATCACTACCCGTTGGTCTCCTCGGGGAACGCCCGCAAGATCTTTTCGTACATGCAGGCCGGCATCCCTGTGGTCGCCCCCGACTTCGGCGAGATCGGGAACGTCGTGCGTGAAGTGGAGTGCGGTCACTTGGTCGACACCGAAGATCCAGAGGCGCTTGCCGATGCGGTGATCGACCTGTTGGTGCACGCCGAGCAGGCTCATGCGATGGGCGAGAGGGGCCGCCGCGCGTTCGAGACCCGGTTCAGCTGGGAAGAGGAGCGCAGCAAGCTCATGGGACTCGTCGACTCGCTTGCGAAAAACGGGAAAGCTGCGGGCGAATGAGCGTTGATTCACAGGAGCACTTTGCGGAGTTCGGCGAAGGTTGCGTCATCCAGCCCGGCGCAACCGTGGGGCTTCGCTACAAGGAGGGCTGCGAGCCGGTGGTCCTCGGTGACCATGTCACCATTCGGTCCGGGTCGGTGATCTACGCCGACGTATCGATCGGCGAGGCTTGTCAGACCGGTCACAACGTGATGATTCGTGAGAAGACCAGCATCGGCAGCCACGTGGTGGTCGGCACCAACACGGTCATCGACGGTCACGTCGACATCGGCGACTTCGTGAAGATCGAGTCGGCGTGCTACATCCCGACGCATGTGACGATCGGGTCACGCGTCTTCTTCGGGCCGGGCGTGGTGCTCACGAACGATCGGTATCCGCTGAAGGATCGACCCAACTACCGGCCGGAGGGTCCGATCATCGAGGACGGAGTGACGATCGGCGCCGGCGTCGTCGTTTCGCCGGGGGTCCGGATCGGTGCGGGCGCCTTCATTGCGGCGGGGGCGGTCGTCACCAAGGACGTGGCGCCCGGAAC includes:
- a CDS encoding N-acetyltransferase translates to MSVDSQEHFAEFGEGCVIQPGATVGLRYKEGCEPVVLGDHVTIRSGSVIYADVSIGEACQTGHNVMIREKTSIGSHVVVGTNTVIDGHVDIGDFVKIESACYIPTHVTIGSRVFFGPGVVLTNDRYPLKDRPNYRPEGPIIEDGVTIGAGVVVSPGVRIGAGAFIAAGAVVTKDVAPGTLIKGVPGRAFPMPDKLKESNMALSWRPFLED